One region of Priestia megaterium genomic DNA includes:
- the rpmG gene encoding 50S ribosomal protein L33, translating to MRVNVTLACTETGDRNYITTKNKRNNPDRLELKKYSPRLKKVTLHRETK from the coding sequence ATGCGCGTAAACGTTACATTAGCTTGCACTGAAACTGGTGACCGTAATTACATTACAACTAAAAACAAGCGTAATAACCCAGATCGTCTTGAGTTAAAAAAATACAGCCCAAGACTTAAAAAAGTTACACTTCATCGTGAAACAAAGTAA
- a CDS encoding sugar phosphate nucleotidyltransferase codes for MKAIILAGGKGTRLQPLTYTIPKPMLPLYDKPVMEYSIELLKKHGITEIGITLQYRHEQIIEYFGDGSQWGVTLTYFIEKEPLGTAGGIKRAEAFIEEDCIIISGDALTEINLQDVIHFHYEQKSEMTIVTKEVNDVRGYGVVTIDEGNRVTGFVEKPTYEQANSRLINTGVYVIKKSVLDYVNSYGPTDFSFDIIPLLLEYNHTVCSFVTEDYWIDIGQIHHYRQAHYDLWSKWFGDRQESIVSDAALIEEGVTVYDPVYVGENVVIRKGASIGPYTIIGTNSIIEAHAAIDKTILLQNVTVGAESFLYNATIGPYVNVQAMTTYVQDTVAENQVLPHLSVKPDVSIFKNGRLYVHSSVDRERLYNALLLVCKHQGSFCLASDDEGEATQLRKECFSFLRSNHSAVYDIKKEALPVFRYYMMTSQASIGIYIGVDSKNSGLFLEIYDNKGQLVNQLIEKKIERMYLQAKKANITTSVSLKETSIGNIKEEYCDALVKSINQHILLEDSTRIGVICSPFIQEVVELLCKRLRIHVLFLNKWEKTEETKRIIKRNKLSFCIQIKEDGETFALYDEKGCSVNDSEIMSLYIYSVYMTKKVAFVPIPIHYSSTLETFAQSLNQSFMRTKAKKRDLLSLLGPVQFQLDAMYALCQLIELIMVQQRKISEMIQYVPHAYMNWRYISCPLEIQEQVMKKLLEEAIGKQVYVIDGLKIYHDPHEWTLILPDGHLPVLNIYSEALNTQTAKKLSAYFVEKIQEYQRV; via the coding sequence TTGAAAGCCATTATACTTGCTGGCGGTAAAGGAACAAGACTGCAGCCCTTGACCTACACGATTCCAAAGCCTATGCTGCCGCTTTACGATAAACCTGTGATGGAATATAGCATTGAACTGCTTAAGAAACATGGAATTACAGAGATTGGGATTACGCTGCAGTATAGGCATGAACAAATTATTGAATACTTTGGGGATGGCTCTCAGTGGGGAGTGACGCTTACTTATTTTATCGAAAAAGAGCCTCTTGGAACAGCGGGCGGAATTAAGCGAGCAGAGGCCTTTATTGAGGAAGACTGTATTATTATTAGTGGAGATGCCTTAACAGAAATTAATCTTCAAGACGTTATTCATTTTCATTATGAACAAAAAAGCGAAATGACTATTGTTACAAAAGAAGTAAACGACGTGCGGGGTTATGGAGTGGTGACGATAGATGAAGGGAATCGAGTCACGGGATTTGTAGAGAAACCGACCTACGAACAGGCCAATAGCCGATTGATTAATACGGGAGTGTATGTGATCAAAAAATCCGTTCTTGATTACGTGAATTCTTATGGTCCTACAGATTTTAGCTTTGACATTATCCCGCTTCTTTTGGAATATAATCATACTGTGTGCAGTTTTGTAACAGAGGATTATTGGATTGATATTGGGCAAATCCACCATTATCGTCAAGCACACTATGATCTGTGGAGCAAGTGGTTTGGCGATAGACAGGAAAGTATTGTCTCAGATGCCGCGCTTATAGAAGAAGGGGTGACTGTTTACGATCCGGTTTACGTAGGAGAAAATGTGGTGATTAGAAAAGGTGCTTCAATTGGTCCTTACACGATTATCGGAACCAATAGTATCATAGAAGCACATGCTGCAATCGATAAAACGATTTTGCTTCAAAACGTAACGGTGGGGGCAGAATCGTTTTTATACAACGCTACGATAGGTCCGTATGTAAATGTTCAAGCGATGACTACGTATGTCCAAGATACAGTAGCTGAAAATCAAGTGCTACCTCACCTTTCTGTAAAACCAGATGTTTCTATCTTCAAAAACGGTCGCCTGTATGTACATTCATCTGTTGATCGAGAAAGACTATACAATGCGTTATTACTTGTATGCAAACATCAAGGATCGTTCTGTCTAGCAAGCGATGATGAAGGAGAAGCCACTCAACTTCGCAAAGAATGCTTTTCTTTTTTACGGAGTAATCATTCAGCTGTGTATGATATTAAAAAAGAAGCTCTTCCGGTATTTCGATATTACATGATGACTTCACAAGCGAGCATTGGTATTTATATTGGTGTGGATAGCAAAAACAGCGGTCTATTTTTAGAAATATATGATAATAAAGGACAATTAGTTAATCAGCTTATTGAAAAAAAGATTGAGCGGATGTATCTTCAAGCTAAAAAAGCAAACATAACGACTTCTGTTTCACTTAAAGAAACAAGCATAGGAAATATCAAGGAAGAATATTGTGATGCTTTAGTAAAATCAATTAATCAGCATATTTTATTAGAAGACAGTACGCGGATTGGTGTGATTTGTTCACCGTTTATACAGGAAGTTGTCGAATTATTATGTAAGCGTCTTCGTATCCATGTGTTATTTTTAAACAAGTGGGAGAAAACAGAAGAAACCAAACGAATAATTAAACGAAATAAGCTGTCTTTTTGTATTCAGATTAAAGAAGATGGAGAAACATTTGCTCTATATGATGAAAAAGGCTGCAGCGTAAATGACTCAGAAATTATGTCGCTTTATATTTATAGCGTATACATGACAAAAAAAGTAGCATTCGTTCCTATTCCTATACACTATTCATCCACATTAGAAACATTTGCTCAATCTCTCAATCAATCATTTATGAGGACAAAAGCAAAAAAACGTGATTTGCTTAGTCTTTTGGGGCCTGTTCAATTTCAGTTAGATGCCATGTACGCTTTATGTCAGCTGATCGAATTAATTATGGTGCAGCAGCGGAAAATTTCTGAAATGATTCAATATGTCCCCCACGCTTATATGAACTGGCGCTATATTTCATGTCCGCTAGAAATTCAAGAACAAGTGATGAAGAAGTTATTAGAAGAAGCAATCGGTAAACAAGTGTATGTCATTGATGGTTTAAAAATTTACCATGATCCTCATGAATGGACGCTTATTTTGCCCGATGGTCACTTGCCTGTATTAAATATTTATTCAGAGGCGTTAAACACTCAGACTGCCAAGAAGCTGTCGGCATATTTTGTAGAAAAAATACAAGAATATCAAAGAGTGTAA
- a CDS encoding 5-formyltetrahydrofolate cyclo-ligase, translated as MKSHLRKEMKRVLNLISEEQHEAHSTSIANALYETCLWKEARVIAATVSRNKEVNTKAIIERAWKDGKKVAVPKCNPTTSQMVFYEITNFSQLETVYYGLAEPIVEETVPVSKSSIDLLLVPGVVYSKNGYRIGYGGGYYDRYLTDYTGQKLSLAFDCQVVSEVPYESHDIPVEYILTEKELICCESV; from the coding sequence ATGAAATCTCATCTGCGCAAAGAGATGAAGCGCGTTCTTAATTTAATTTCTGAAGAGCAGCACGAGGCACATTCAACGAGCATAGCAAATGCACTGTATGAAACTTGTTTATGGAAAGAGGCTAGAGTCATTGCAGCTACGGTTTCAAGAAATAAAGAAGTTAATACGAAAGCCATCATTGAACGGGCTTGGAAAGATGGAAAGAAAGTAGCTGTTCCAAAATGCAACCCCACAACATCTCAAATGGTTTTCTACGAGATTACGAATTTTTCACAGCTTGAAACAGTGTACTACGGGTTAGCCGAACCAATTGTTGAAGAAACGGTTCCCGTTTCAAAATCTTCAATTGATTTACTCCTTGTGCCTGGCGTGGTATATAGCAAGAATGGATATCGTATCGGCTATGGAGGCGGCTATTACGATCGTTATTTAACAGATTATACCGGACAGAAGCTAAGCCTTGCGTTTGATTGTCAAGTCGTTTCAGAGGTTCCATATGAATCTCATGATATTCCCGTTGAATATATTTTGACAGAGAAGGAGCTTATTTGCTGTGAATCCGTTTGA
- a CDS encoding glycosyltransferase: MNSDDCILLTYMHYPLLHVLQAESEYPLFEQVTNEFIPFLDQIESEKLIGATAVMSCVFLNVLNDEEFNTRYAQYLHQFSSRQHQRALTFLKKWDGSLFSACKYFFQHDMMECIPTTVTNAFVSILKTEQTLNLQITEAIRVFQQFFEKKPVGFFIQQGEYTHQVDMLLKSHEMRYTFVKSSTDELKKSPAGIILFPYPKQGKQVEEGTMNKASAVLDLKAKDTLGFQRMQAASGTFQYPLDYARDIQFHQNETLALYGATKSAEFVSENNELFISTVQKSEAMLGVIDFKHPSVVNAIYRQWLLLSSSDWLYTFEKVRGEYERQIKLFDFLCHEENPRMDSENSFLSGSSFLYPVKEIEPSALSVNQYKGGLSILMLAWEFPPLVIGGLARHVFDLSRALARAGHHVSVLTTYVEGLPEYERLYGVHVYRVKSLQPHHPDFLTWVNSLNVAMALRGLQLGYKLSFDVIHAHDWLVASAAKCLADKTDRPLITTIHATEHGRNNGIHNDMQQKIHLQEEELIRQSSSIIVCSDYMKKELITLFHVEQDKIAIFPNGIDKQLVVDAVNERLKESLQKKYNFRKAPIIFSIGRIVYEKGFQLFIEAAELFKKKQIDVQFVVAGKGPLLHEFRTQVSEKQLDKYVYFIGYITDNERNQLLQACKMVVFPSLYEPFGIVALEGMVAKKPTIVADTGGLSDIVSHFDTGLTFARGDTLELINCIEFLLKNEKIAAKISENGYRKATTMFSWEKIAIDTSKLFQHHICQDKKRREAKN, encoded by the coding sequence ATGAATAGTGATGACTGTATTCTTTTAACTTATATGCATTATCCGTTGCTACATGTACTTCAAGCAGAGAGTGAGTATCCGCTGTTTGAACAAGTAACGAACGAATTCATCCCTTTTTTAGATCAAATTGAGTCTGAAAAATTGATAGGTGCAACAGCTGTGATGTCTTGTGTATTTTTGAACGTATTAAACGACGAGGAGTTTAATACTCGTTACGCTCAGTATTTACACCAGTTTTCAAGCCGGCAGCATCAGAGAGCACTCACTTTTTTAAAAAAGTGGGACGGGAGCTTGTTCTCAGCCTGCAAATATTTCTTTCAGCATGACATGATGGAATGTATTCCTACTACCGTAACGAACGCGTTCGTTTCCATCCTTAAAACAGAACAAACATTAAATCTCCAAATTACAGAAGCAATACGTGTTTTTCAACAGTTTTTTGAAAAAAAGCCCGTCGGTTTTTTTATACAGCAAGGAGAGTATACTCATCAAGTAGATATGCTCCTGAAATCTCATGAAATGCGCTATACCTTTGTGAAGTCATCAACAGATGAACTAAAAAAGTCCCCTGCTGGTATTATCTTGTTTCCATATCCTAAGCAAGGAAAACAAGTTGAGGAAGGAACAATGAATAAAGCGAGCGCTGTTTTGGATTTGAAAGCGAAGGACACGCTTGGCTTTCAGCGAATGCAAGCAGCAAGCGGTACATTTCAATATCCTTTAGATTACGCGAGGGATATACAGTTTCATCAAAACGAAACTCTTGCACTCTACGGTGCAACAAAAAGCGCCGAATTTGTCAGTGAGAACAATGAATTGTTTATTTCAACCGTACAGAAGTCAGAGGCGATGCTAGGTGTGATCGATTTTAAACATCCTAGCGTGGTGAATGCCATCTACCGACAGTGGCTCCTTTTAAGTAGCAGCGATTGGCTTTATACTTTTGAAAAAGTCAGAGGTGAATACGAAAGGCAAATAAAGCTGTTTGATTTTCTCTGTCACGAAGAGAATCCAAGGATGGATAGTGAAAACAGTTTTCTTTCAGGAAGTTCTTTTTTATACCCTGTAAAAGAGATAGAGCCGTCGGCTTTATCAGTAAATCAATATAAAGGCGGTCTCTCCATTTTAATGCTTGCATGGGAATTCCCTCCTCTAGTTATCGGAGGACTTGCACGACATGTATTTGATTTATCCAGAGCGTTAGCTAGAGCGGGCCATCACGTTAGTGTATTAACGACGTATGTAGAGGGGCTGCCGGAATATGAACGTTTATACGGTGTTCACGTTTACAGAGTTAAAAGCCTGCAGCCTCATCATCCGGATTTTTTGACATGGGTAAACAGTTTGAACGTGGCTATGGCTCTTAGAGGACTGCAGTTAGGCTACAAGCTGTCTTTTGACGTTATTCATGCTCATGACTGGCTTGTTGCATCCGCAGCAAAATGTTTAGCAGATAAAACGGATAGGCCGCTAATTACGACCATTCATGCGACAGAACATGGGCGCAATAATGGTATTCATAATGACATGCAGCAGAAAATTCACTTGCAAGAAGAGGAGCTGATTCGACAATCAAGCTCAATCATTGTCTGCAGCGACTATATGAAGAAAGAATTAATCACTTTATTTCACGTAGAACAGGATAAAATTGCTATATTTCCAAATGGAATTGACAAGCAGCTGGTAGTCGACGCAGTAAATGAACGGTTAAAAGAAAGTTTACAAAAGAAATATAATTTTAGAAAGGCCCCTATTATTTTTTCAATTGGACGAATTGTATATGAAAAAGGATTTCAGCTATTTATTGAAGCAGCGGAACTATTTAAGAAAAAACAAATAGATGTTCAATTTGTTGTGGCGGGAAAAGGGCCTTTACTTCATGAATTTCGAACACAGGTAAGTGAAAAGCAATTAGACAAATACGTGTATTTTATTGGATACATTACCGATAACGAACGAAATCAACTTCTTCAAGCTTGCAAAATGGTTGTTTTTCCAAGTCTATATGAACCTTTTGGAATTGTGGCTTTAGAGGGGATGGTAGCCAAGAAGCCAACCATCGTTGCCGATACAGGAGGTCTAAGCGATATTGTTTCACATTTCGACACGGGCCTGACGTTTGCCAGAGGAGATACGCTCGAATTAATCAACTGTATTGAATTTTTGTTAAAAAATGAAAAAATAGCTGCGAAAATCAGCGAAAATGGGTATAGAAAAGCAACAACGATGTTTAGCTGGGAGAAAATCGCTATCGATACAAGTAAGCTGTTTCAACATCACATTTGCCAGGATAAAAAAAGGAGGGAGGCAAAAAATTGA
- a CDS encoding DUF4912 domain-containing protein yields MAPNLIQNLNVCIATQLDSSRIYVHWSFSEHIRDMVESMFSTRWEELNLAMCTYDITGLHFNGHESNRYYMKGLTPKQDFMFMNSLESERTYVIDIGIQDKEGSFFSLLRSNPVYLMKEQHEQVNVKSLSWMYEPVKVHQGVQNEFSTYSLYSNDLEQVKKQYE; encoded by the coding sequence GTGGCTCCTAATCTTATTCAAAACTTAAATGTGTGTATAGCTACTCAGCTTGACTCATCTCGTATTTATGTTCACTGGTCGTTTTCAGAGCATATTCGAGACATGGTAGAAAGTATGTTTTCGACACGATGGGAAGAATTGAATCTAGCTATGTGTACGTATGATATAACAGGCCTTCATTTTAACGGCCATGAATCAAACCGCTATTATATGAAGGGTCTTACTCCTAAGCAAGACTTCATGTTTATGAATAGCTTGGAAAGTGAGCGCACGTATGTAATAGATATTGGTATTCAAGATAAAGAAGGAAGTTTTTTTTCCCTTCTTCGTTCGAATCCGGTTTATTTGATGAAAGAACAGCATGAACAAGTGAATGTAAAGTCGTTGAGCTGGATGTACGAACCTGTAAAAGTTCACCAAGGTGTTCAAAATGAATTTAGCACATATTCCTTATATTCAAATGACTTGGAGCAGGTGAAGAAGCAATATGAATAG
- a CDS encoding DUF92 domain-containing protein → MNPFDAVMIIVILLMAGAGYIAKALTVSGACMSFIVGASVYIGFSLQGFLLLLLFFSTSTLCSKYKKEKKRALEEKLEKHDRRDYIQVLANGGVAAACGLLYAATALPVYMWMFMISISAANADTWASEIGSLSKKPPFYIWTLKRVEAGTSGAVSLLGTAAGAAGTFLIAAACYFAFPSVSLSSILLVGCFGFIGNAIDTLLGASVQVRFRCQSCGIETERKDHCGKPTVKEKGITFFNNDVVNLAAILLAAFTGGILILLLPI, encoded by the coding sequence GTGAATCCGTTTGATGCTGTCATGATAATCGTGATATTACTCATGGCAGGAGCGGGCTACATAGCAAAAGCACTGACAGTATCGGGAGCCTGCATGTCTTTCATCGTAGGAGCGAGCGTTTATATCGGTTTTTCGCTTCAAGGTTTTTTACTCTTACTCTTATTTTTTAGCACTTCTACGTTGTGTAGTAAGTATAAAAAAGAAAAAAAACGCGCATTAGAAGAAAAGCTAGAGAAGCACGACAGGCGAGATTACATTCAAGTCCTTGCTAATGGAGGTGTAGCTGCTGCTTGCGGTTTGTTATATGCTGCAACAGCTTTGCCTGTTTACATGTGGATGTTTATGATTAGTATCTCAGCTGCTAATGCTGACACATGGGCATCTGAAATAGGGTCTCTTAGTAAGAAGCCGCCGTTTTACATTTGGACGTTAAAGAGAGTAGAAGCGGGTACTTCAGGAGCCGTTTCACTTTTAGGTACAGCAGCCGGAGCAGCCGGAACTTTTCTTATTGCTGCCGCTTGTTATTTTGCTTTTCCATCCGTATCGCTGAGTAGTATATTGCTAGTTGGGTGCTTTGGTTTTATTGGAAACGCTATAGACACTCTTCTTGGAGCAAGTGTGCAAGTTCGCTTTCGCTGTCAAAGCTGCGGTATTGAAACGGAACGGAAAGATCATTGCGGCAAGCCAACCGTAAAAGAAAAAGGAATAACGTTCTTTAACAATGATGTTGTGAATCTTGCCGCTATTTTGCTTGCTGCTTTTACAGGCGGAATCCTTATCCTGCTTTTACCTATATAA